The Trichosurus vulpecula isolate mTriVul1 chromosome 3, mTriVul1.pri, whole genome shotgun sequence genome includes a window with the following:
- the PHYHD1 gene encoding phytanoyl-CoA dioxygenase domain-containing protein 1 isoform X1: protein MVGLSSMQLRKFQEDGFLVLEGIFSTKECDIMREQIQKIIAEMEVPPHCRTEFSTQQEEQLRAQGNTDYFLTSGDKIRFFFEKGVFDKEGNFLFPPEKSINKIGHALHALDPVFKSVTHSTQVQELAKSLGLEVPVVVQSMYIFKQPHFGGEVTPHQDATFLHTEPLGRVLGVWIALEDATLENGCLWFIPGSHTGGISRRMVRVQANSVGGTNFIGSEPVYEDSRFIPTPIRKGGLILIHGEVVHKSELNHSIYSRHAYTFHIMESKGTHWSQDNWLQPTPELPFPLLYT, encoded by the exons ATGGTGGGCCTGAGCTCGATGCAGCTACGGAAG TTCCAGGAGGATGGATTTCTGGTCCTGGAAGGAATATTTTCCACCAAGGAGTGTGATATCATGAGGGAGCAAATCCAGAAGATCATAGCAGAAATGGAAGTGCCACCTCACTGTCGCACTGAATTCTCTACTCAACAAGAGGAACAGCTCCGAGCCCAG GGCAATACTGACTATTTTTTGACCAGTGGAGACAAGATCAGATTCTTCTTTGAGAAAGGAGTGTTTGACAAGGAAG GCAATTTTCTATTCCCGCCAGAGAAATCTATCAATAAAATTGGCCATG CTCTGCATGCCCTTGACCCTGTCTTTAAGAGTGTTACCCACTCAACTCAGGTGCAG GAGTTGGCCAAGAGTCTGGGGCTTGAGGTACCTGTGGTAGTTCAAAGCATGTACATCTTCAAG caACCGCACTTTGGCGGGGAAG TCACCCCACACCAGGATGCCACCTTTCTCCACACTGAGCCACTGGGCCGAGTACTGGGTGTTTGGATTGCCTTGGAGGATGCTACCCTGGAGAATGGCTGCCTCTGGTTCATCCCTGGCTCTCACACTG GTGGCATTTCCCGGAGGATGGTACGGGTGCAGGCTAACTCTGTGGGTGGCACCAACTTCATAGGCTCTGAACCGGTTTATGAGGATAGCCGTTTCATCCCTACACCCATCCGGAAAG GGGGTCTCATCTTGATACATGGAGAGGTCGTTCATAAGAGTGAGCTGAACCACTCCATATATTCTCGCCATGCATACACTTTCCACATCATGGAATCCAAGGGCACTCACTGGAGCCAGGATAACTG gcTTCAGCCAACACCAGAGCTGCCTTTCCCCCTACTGTACACCTAA
- the PHYHD1 gene encoding phytanoyl-CoA dioxygenase domain-containing protein 1 isoform X2: MVGLSSMQLRKFQEDGFLVLEGIFSTKECDIMREQIQKIIAEMEVPPHCRTEFSTQQEEQLRAQGNTDYFLTSGDKIRFFFEKGVFDKEGNFLFPPEKSINKIGHALHALDPVFKSVTHSTQVQQPHFGGEVTPHQDATFLHTEPLGRVLGVWIALEDATLENGCLWFIPGSHTGGISRRMVRVQANSVGGTNFIGSEPVYEDSRFIPTPIRKGGLILIHGEVVHKSELNHSIYSRHAYTFHIMESKGTHWSQDNWLQPTPELPFPLLYT; encoded by the exons ATGGTGGGCCTGAGCTCGATGCAGCTACGGAAG TTCCAGGAGGATGGATTTCTGGTCCTGGAAGGAATATTTTCCACCAAGGAGTGTGATATCATGAGGGAGCAAATCCAGAAGATCATAGCAGAAATGGAAGTGCCACCTCACTGTCGCACTGAATTCTCTACTCAACAAGAGGAACAGCTCCGAGCCCAG GGCAATACTGACTATTTTTTGACCAGTGGAGACAAGATCAGATTCTTCTTTGAGAAAGGAGTGTTTGACAAGGAAG GCAATTTTCTATTCCCGCCAGAGAAATCTATCAATAAAATTGGCCATG CTCTGCATGCCCTTGACCCTGTCTTTAAGAGTGTTACCCACTCAACTCAGGTGCAG caACCGCACTTTGGCGGGGAAG TCACCCCACACCAGGATGCCACCTTTCTCCACACTGAGCCACTGGGCCGAGTACTGGGTGTTTGGATTGCCTTGGAGGATGCTACCCTGGAGAATGGCTGCCTCTGGTTCATCCCTGGCTCTCACACTG GTGGCATTTCCCGGAGGATGGTACGGGTGCAGGCTAACTCTGTGGGTGGCACCAACTTCATAGGCTCTGAACCGGTTTATGAGGATAGCCGTTTCATCCCTACACCCATCCGGAAAG GGGGTCTCATCTTGATACATGGAGAGGTCGTTCATAAGAGTGAGCTGAACCACTCCATATATTCTCGCCATGCATACACTTTCCACATCATGGAATCCAAGGGCACTCACTGGAGCCAGGATAACTG gcTTCAGCCAACACCAGAGCTGCCTTTCCCCCTACTGTACACCTAA
- the DOLK gene encoding dolichol kinase, whose amino-acid sequence MAAAMTTKATLGEAAVVFVVVLSIHASVWDRYSWCAVALAVQAFYVQYKWDRLLQQGAAVFQFRTTANSGLLPASMVIPLLGVVMKRRCEGVGNVYFERFGIVVAATGMALALFLSVLALGITRPVPTNTCVISGLAGSVIIYIMKHSLSVAEVIEVLEVLLIFVYLNMILLYLLPRCFTPGEALLILGGISFVLNQLIKRSLNVIQGRGDPVDFFLLVVVVGMVIMGIFFSTFFVFMDSGSWTSSLFFHLMTGVLGLGVIMPWLYHLIRENPLLWLFQFLFQSETRIYLLIYWSLLAVSACLVVMYQNAKRLSSESKKHQASTITRKYFHFIVVATYIPGLILDRLLLYVAAVVCLAVFIFLEYIRFFRIKPLGQTLRNLLSLFLDERDSGPLILTHIYLLLGMSLPVWLFPRPCAPKGSLEGVGALVPYAGVLAVGVGDTIAAIFGSTVGEIHWPGTLKTFEGTMTSIFAQIISVALILIFDSRVDLNSSYAWILGSLSIVSLLEAYTSQIDNLILPLYLHILLMV is encoded by the coding sequence ATGGCCGCAGCCATGACGACCAAAGCCACGCTGGGGGAAGCCGCCGTTGTGTTTGTAGTGGTGCTGAGCATCCACGCCTCGGTGTGGGACCGCTATTCCTGGTGTGCCGTGGCCCTGGCTGTTCAGGCCTTCTATGTCCAGTACAAATGGGACAGGCTGCTCCAGCAGGGGGCCGCGGTCTTTCAATTCAGGACCACCGCTAACAGCGGCCTCCTGCCCGCCTCTATGGTCATCCCTTTGCTGGGGGTGGTGATGAAGAGGCGCTGCGAGGGCGTAGGAAATGTCTACTTTGAGCGATTTGGCATTGTGGTGGCAGCCACAGGCATGGCATTGGCGCTTTTCCTGTCCGTCTTGGCACTGGGCATCACCAGGCCCGTGCCCACCAATACCTGTGTCATCTCTGGTCTGGCTGGAAGCGTCATCATCTACATCATGAAACACTCGTTGAGTGTGGCAGAGGTGATTGAGGTCCTCGAGGTCCTGCTGATCTTTGTCTACCTCAACATGATCCTCCTGTACCTGCTACCCCGATGCTTCACCCCAGGGGAGGCCTTGCTCATCCTAGGGGGCATCAGCTTCGTTCTCAACCAGCTCATCAAGAGATCCCTAAATGTTATCCAAGGCCGGGGAGACCCGGTAGACTTCTTTCTCCTGGTGGTAGTAGTAGGGATGGTCATCATGGGTATCTTCTTCAGCACGTTCTTTGTCTTCATGGACTCTGGAAGCTGgacatcttctcttttcttccatctAATGACAGGCGTGCTGGGCCTTGGTGTCATTATGCCCTGGTTGTACCACCTCATCCGGGAGAACCCCTTGCTCTGGCTTTTCCAATTCCTATTCCAGTCAGAAACTCGTATCTACCTCCTCATCTACTGGTCCCTGCTGGCTGTTTCAGCCTGCCTAGTTGTGATGTACCAAAATGCTAAGAGATTGTCTTCTGAGTCAAAGAAGCATCAGGCCTCCACAATTACCCGGAAGTATTTCCACTTCATCGTAGTGGCTACTTACATACCAGGACTCATATTGGACCGACTGTTACTATATGTTGCAGCTGTGGTCTGCCTAGCTGTCTTCATCTTCCTTGAATATATTCGCTTCTTCCGAATTAAGCCCCTGGGCCAGACTCTGAGAAACCTGCTCTCCCTTTTCCTTGATGAAAGGGACAGTGGCCCCCTCATTCTGACTCACATTTACCTTTTGCTGGGCATGTCTCTCCCTGTCTGGCTATTCCCAAGACCTTGTGCCCCAAAGGGTAGCCTGGAAGGGGTTGGGGCTCTGGTCCCTTATGCAGGAGTGCTGGCTGTGGGAGTAGGTGACACCATTGCCGCCATTTTTGGCAGTACAGTAGGGGAGATCCATTGGCCAGGAACTCTAAAGACTTTCGAGGGTACAATGACTTCCATATTTGCTCAAATCATTTCTGTGGCTTTGATCTTAATCTTTGATAGTAGAGTGGACCTTAACTCTAGCTATGCTTGGATTTTGGGGTCTCTGAGCATAGTCTCCCTCCTGGAAGCCTACACTAGCCAAATAGACAATCTTATTTTACCTCTCTACCTCCATATTCTGCTGATGGTTTAG